In a genomic window of Ralstonia nicotianae:
- the pcaD gene encoding 3-oxoadipate enol-lactonase translates to MPWLEHDNVRLYHEFDDGPAPAKPVLVLSNSLGTDLGMWAPQLEALRRHFRLLRYDTRGHGRSSVPDAPFGVAQLGGDVLALLDHYDIEFALFCGLSMGGLTGLWLAAHHGERFPRMVVSNTAAQIGTQQSWNARIAQVEQGGMVAITETVLERWFTDGYRAAAPARVDLVKAMLLATPPAGYNGNCAAIRDADLRAQLEAIRVPLLAIGGTHDISTPAAQTRAIAQGVPGAQYVELSAGHLANWEQAEAYTDVLVGFLTTGVAREAVHG, encoded by the coding sequence ATGCCCTGGCTTGAACACGACAACGTCCGCCTCTACCACGAATTCGACGATGGCCCTGCCCCGGCCAAGCCGGTGCTGGTGCTGTCCAACTCGCTCGGCACCGATCTCGGCATGTGGGCGCCGCAGCTGGAGGCGCTGCGCCGGCATTTCCGGCTGCTGCGCTACGACACCCGCGGCCACGGCCGGTCGAGCGTGCCCGACGCGCCGTTCGGCGTGGCGCAGCTCGGCGGCGACGTGCTGGCGCTGCTCGACCACTACGACATTGAATTCGCGCTGTTCTGCGGCCTGTCGATGGGCGGCCTGACCGGCCTGTGGCTCGCCGCGCATCACGGCGAGCGCTTTCCGCGCATGGTGGTCAGCAACACCGCCGCGCAGATCGGCACCCAGCAGAGCTGGAACGCCCGCATCGCGCAGGTGGAGCAGGGCGGCATGGTTGCCATTACCGAAACGGTGCTCGAGCGCTGGTTCACCGATGGCTACCGCGCCGCCGCGCCGGCGCGCGTCGACCTCGTCAAGGCGATGCTGCTGGCGACGCCGCCGGCCGGCTACAACGGCAATTGCGCCGCCATCCGCGACGCCGACCTGCGCGCGCAGCTCGAGGCCATCCGCGTGCCGCTGCTCGCCATCGGCGGCACGCACGACATCTCGACGCCGGCCGCGCAGACCCGGGCGATCGCGCAGGGCGTGCCCGGCGCGCAATACGTGGAGCTGTCCGCCGGCCATCTCGCCAACTGGGAGCAGGCCGAGGCCTATACCGATGTGCTGGTCGGCTTCCTGACCACCGGCGTCGCGCGCGAGGCCGTCCATGGATGA
- the pcaC gene encoding 4-carboxymuconolactone decarboxylase, with amino-acid sequence MDERDRHHAGMQVRRAVLGDAHVDRATAAQTELTAPFQDLITRYAWGEIWTRPGLPRHTRSLLTIAMMVALNRDGELRLHLRAAANNGVTREEIQEVLLQTAIYCGVPAANHAFHLAQAVFADMDAEAAAK; translated from the coding sequence ATGGATGAGCGCGATCGCCACCACGCCGGCATGCAGGTCAGGCGCGCCGTGCTGGGCGACGCTCACGTCGACCGTGCCACCGCCGCGCAGACCGAACTGACCGCGCCGTTCCAGGACCTCATCACCCGCTACGCCTGGGGCGAGATCTGGACGCGGCCCGGTCTGCCGCGCCACACGCGCAGCCTGCTGACCATCGCGATGATGGTGGCGCTCAACCGCGACGGCGAGCTGCGCCTGCACCTGCGTGCCGCCGCCAACAACGGCGTCACGCGCGAAGAGATCCAGGAAGTGCTGCTGCAGACCGCGATCTACTGCGGCGTGCCGGCGGCCAACCACGCTTTCCACCTGGCGCAGGCGGTGTTCGCCGACATGGACGCGGAGGCGGCTGCGAAGTAA
- a CDS encoding branched-chain amino acid ABC transporter permease gives MLSALGVLFDGLAYGCLLFLIGIGLSVTMGLMRFINLAHGAFAMAGGYVCVVLMNRLGMPFLATLPIAFLATAAAGFVLERTLYRRLYRASPLDQVLFSIALVFMAMAGATYVWGPSQQPVELPDALRGQLRVFDTGLEVGRYRLFLVGVVVVLTALLAWLIERTRFGARVRASVDNQQAAAGLGINVGLVFSVTFALGSGLAGLGGGLGIDVLGLDPAFPIKYMVYFLLVVAVGGAGSIKGTLLAALVLGVFDVAGKYYVPEVGAFVIYGLMVLLLALFPGGLLGRHA, from the coding sequence ATGCTCAGCGCACTGGGCGTGCTGTTCGACGGGCTGGCCTACGGCTGCCTGCTGTTCCTGATCGGCATCGGCCTGTCGGTGACGATGGGCCTGATGCGCTTCATCAACCTCGCGCACGGGGCCTTCGCCATGGCGGGCGGCTACGTGTGCGTGGTGCTGATGAACCGCCTCGGCATGCCGTTCCTGGCCACGCTGCCGATCGCCTTCCTGGCCACCGCCGCCGCCGGCTTCGTGCTGGAGCGCACGCTGTACCGGCGGCTCTATCGCGCCAGCCCGCTCGACCAGGTGCTGTTCTCCATCGCGCTCGTCTTCATGGCCATGGCGGGCGCCACCTATGTCTGGGGGCCGTCGCAGCAGCCGGTGGAGCTGCCGGACGCGCTGCGCGGGCAATTGCGCGTGTTCGATACGGGGCTCGAAGTCGGGCGCTACCGCTTGTTCCTGGTCGGCGTGGTGGTCGTGCTGACGGCGCTGCTGGCCTGGCTGATCGAGCGCACGCGCTTCGGCGCGCGGGTGCGGGCGTCGGTGGACAACCAGCAGGCCGCGGCCGGGCTCGGCATCAACGTGGGCCTGGTGTTCTCGGTCACGTTCGCGCTGGGCTCGGGGCTGGCCGGCCTGGGCGGCGGACTGGGCATCGACGTGCTCGGTCTCGATCCGGCGTTCCCGATCAAGTACATGGTGTATTTCCTGCTCGTGGTGGCGGTGGGCGGCGCGGGCTCGATCAAGGGGACGCTGCTGGCGGCCCTGGTGCTGGGCGTGTTCGACGTGGCGGGCAAGTACTACGTGCCCGAAGTCGGCGCATTCGTCATCTACGGGTTGATGGTGCTGCTGCTGGCGCTGTTTCCGGGCGGCCTGCTGGGGAGGCACGCATGA
- a CDS encoding branched-chain amino acid ABC transporter permease: MNGLQRVARSVRSEAPARPHGLPDARWSPLEIAFWCVPVLVFFILPDYLVFGSQVLIVGLFALSLDLVLGYAGIVSLGHAGFFGLGAYTAGLLAAHGWGEPLSGLVAAAAVAALTGCCVSFLVVRGQDLTRLMVTLGIGLMLYEAANKMAFLTGGVDGLSGVTMDKLLGSFEFDLSGRTAYVYSLAVLFGVFVLLRRLVRSPFGLSLRGIQQGPGRMPALGADVRMRLVAAFTVSAAVAGVAGGLLAQTTQFVGLDALGFSRSAELLIMLVLGGAGRLYGALVGAAVFMLAQDVLAGINPVYWQFWIGLLLMVIVLFARGGILGGLEAAMRAWRARRGGPA, from the coding sequence ATGAACGGGCTGCAACGGGTGGCGCGATCCGTCCGTTCCGAAGCGCCGGCCAGGCCGCACGGGCTGCCGGACGCGCGCTGGTCGCCGCTGGAGATCGCGTTCTGGTGCGTGCCGGTGCTGGTCTTCTTCATCCTGCCCGACTACCTGGTGTTCGGCAGCCAGGTGCTGATCGTCGGGCTGTTCGCGCTGTCGCTCGACCTCGTGCTCGGCTACGCGGGCATCGTGTCGCTGGGGCACGCGGGCTTCTTCGGCCTGGGAGCGTACACGGCGGGCCTGCTGGCGGCGCATGGCTGGGGTGAGCCGCTGTCGGGGCTCGTCGCCGCGGCGGCGGTGGCGGCGCTGACGGGGTGTTGCGTCAGCTTCCTGGTGGTGCGCGGACAGGACCTGACGCGCCTGATGGTCACGCTCGGCATCGGCCTGATGCTGTACGAGGCGGCCAACAAGATGGCGTTCCTGACCGGCGGGGTCGACGGGCTGTCCGGCGTGACCATGGACAAGCTGCTGGGCAGCTTCGAGTTCGATCTGTCGGGACGCACCGCCTACGTCTACAGCCTGGCCGTGCTGTTCGGCGTGTTCGTGCTGCTGCGCCGGCTGGTGCGCTCGCCGTTCGGGCTGTCGCTGCGCGGCATCCAGCAGGGGCCGGGGCGCATGCCGGCGCTCGGCGCGGATGTGCGGATGCGGCTGGTGGCGGCATTCACCGTCAGCGCCGCCGTCGCGGGCGTGGCGGGCGGGCTGCTGGCGCAGACCACGCAGTTCGTCGGGCTCGATGCGCTGGGCTTTTCGCGCTCGGCCGAACTGCTGATCATGCTGGTGCTCGGCGGCGCGGGCCGGCTGTACGGCGCGCTGGTCGGCGCGGCGGTGTTCATGCTGGCGCAGGATGTGCTGGCCGGCATCAACCCGGTCTACTGGCAGTTCTGGATCGGCCTGCTGCTGATGGTGATCGTGCTGTTCGCGCGCGGCGGCATTCTGGGCGGGCTGGAGGCGGCGATGCGCGCCTGGCGCGCGCGCAGGGGAGGGCCGGCATGA
- a CDS encoding ABC transporter ATP-binding protein: MNAPSMPPAPTLSTHGLSKRWGGFHANADISLTFAPGARHALIGPNGAGKTTFINLLTGTFAPTAGQVRLDGDDITRLSAHQRVKRGISRTFQINTLFPGLTVLESVMLAIFERTGASWHWHRTVAAHTAARDEAMALLGRLQLGADASSPTHALPYGKQRLLEIALALATLPRILLLDEPAAGIPAGESAELFEVIAGLPRDITILFIEHDMDLVFRFAERISVLVAGRVLTEGTPQEIAADPRVREVYLGEAAHG; this comes from the coding sequence ATGAACGCACCGTCGATGCCTCCCGCGCCGACACTCAGCACGCACGGCCTGTCCAAACGCTGGGGCGGCTTCCACGCCAACGCGGACATCTCGCTGACGTTCGCGCCGGGCGCGCGCCACGCGCTGATCGGCCCGAACGGCGCCGGCAAGACCACCTTCATCAACCTGCTGACCGGCACCTTCGCGCCCACCGCCGGCCAGGTGCGGCTGGACGGCGACGACATCACGCGCCTGAGCGCGCACCAGCGCGTCAAGCGCGGCATCTCCCGCACCTTCCAGATCAACACGCTGTTCCCGGGGCTGACCGTACTGGAATCGGTGATGCTGGCCATCTTCGAGCGCACCGGCGCGTCCTGGCACTGGCACCGCACCGTGGCGGCGCACACGGCGGCGCGCGACGAGGCGATGGCGCTGCTCGGCCGCCTGCAGCTCGGCGCGGATGCGTCATCGCCCACGCACGCCTTGCCCTACGGCAAGCAGCGTCTGCTGGAGATCGCGCTGGCGCTGGCGACGCTGCCGCGCATCCTGCTGCTCGACGAGCCCGCCGCCGGCATCCCGGCCGGGGAGAGCGCCGAGCTGTTCGAGGTGATCGCCGGCCTGCCGCGCGACATCACCATCCTTTTCATCGAGCACGACATGGACCTGGTGTTCCGCTTCGCCGAGCGGATCAGCGTGCTGGTGGCCGGCCGCGTGCTGACCGAAGGCACGCCGCAAGAGATCGCCGCCGACCCGCGCGTGCGCGAGGTCTATCTCGGGGAGGCCGCGCATGGCTGA
- a CDS encoding ABC transporter ATP-binding protein, whose translation MAELLSLERVTAGYGNAVVLDDVSFGLDAGGSLALLGRNGVGKTTLLATLMGFTRLHGGRIRWRGADIARVPPHRRARAGLGWVPQERWVFPSLTVEEHLTAVARPGAWDVARVYRAFPRLEERRRNLGNQLSGGEQQMVAIARALVTNPALLLLDEPMEGLAPIIVQELGRAIRALVDEGGMAVILVEQHARLALELTRRALVLDRGRIVHASASADLLADAPLLQRLVAVA comes from the coding sequence ATGGCTGAACTGCTGTCGTTGGAGCGCGTGACCGCCGGCTACGGCAACGCCGTCGTGCTGGACGACGTGTCGTTCGGCCTCGACGCCGGCGGCAGCCTCGCGCTGCTGGGCCGCAACGGCGTCGGCAAGACCACGCTGCTGGCCACGCTGATGGGCTTCACGCGCCTGCATGGCGGCCGCATCCGCTGGCGCGGCGCGGACATCGCCCGGGTGCCGCCGCACCGGCGCGCGCGGGCCGGCCTGGGCTGGGTGCCGCAGGAGCGCTGGGTGTTCCCGTCGCTGACGGTGGAGGAGCACCTGACTGCCGTGGCGCGGCCGGGCGCCTGGGATGTCGCGCGGGTCTACCGGGCCTTTCCGCGCCTCGAAGAGCGCCGCCGCAATCTGGGCAACCAGCTGTCGGGCGGCGAACAGCAGATGGTCGCCATCGCCCGCGCGCTGGTGACCAATCCGGCCCTGCTGCTGCTGGACGAACCGATGGAAGGGCTGGCCCCCATCATCGTGCAGGAACTGGGCCGCGCCATCCGCGCGCTGGTGGACGAGGGCGGCATGGCGGTCATCCTGGTGGAGCAGCACGCGCGCCTGGCGCTGGAACTGACGCGGCGCGCGCTGGTGCTGGACCGCGGCCGCATCGTCCATGCATCGGCCAGCGCCGACCTGCTGGCCGACGCGCCGCTGCTGCAGCGGCTGGTGGCGGTGGCGTAA
- a CDS encoding ABC transporter substrate-binding protein has protein sequence MKRRALLLTAVAGALASCLTTLPAHADEPIRIGLIAPFSGAFAEYGKQMEGGIKAYQKLHGTTAGGRRVEIIMKDTTGPVPEIAKRLAQELVVRDKVDFLAGFCLTPEALAVTPIAQQAKVPMVVFNAASSSITTKSDYVTRVSMTLPQVSAPMATWALKNGIRQVAIVVADYAPGIDAENAFRQTFTAGGGQVVEAVRVPLRNPEFAPFIQRVKDVKPQAVFVFLPAGEQGVAFMKGFRDRGLAQAGIKLIATGDLTDDHVLPAMGDATLGVITAFHYSAAHDSPQNKTFLKAFADANPGAGRPNFMAVAAYDGLGAIYDVINRLGGKMDGTKAMGLFKGMKIDSPRGPILIDPATRDVVQTVYIRRVEKVGGELYNVEFDKFADVKDPGK, from the coding sequence ATGAAACGTCGTGCCTTGCTGCTGACCGCCGTCGCCGGCGCGCTGGCATCCTGCCTGACCACGCTGCCGGCCCACGCGGACGAGCCGATCCGGATCGGCCTGATCGCGCCGTTCTCCGGCGCCTTTGCCGAATACGGCAAGCAGATGGAGGGCGGCATCAAGGCCTACCAGAAGCTGCACGGCACCACGGCAGGCGGCCGCCGCGTGGAGATCATCATGAAGGACACCACCGGCCCCGTGCCCGAAATCGCCAAGCGCCTGGCGCAGGAGCTGGTGGTGCGCGACAAGGTCGATTTCCTGGCCGGCTTCTGCCTGACGCCCGAGGCACTGGCCGTCACGCCGATCGCGCAGCAGGCGAAGGTGCCGATGGTGGTCTTCAACGCCGCGTCGTCGTCGATCACCACCAAGTCGGACTACGTGACGCGCGTGTCGATGACGCTGCCGCAGGTGTCCGCGCCGATGGCCACCTGGGCGCTGAAGAACGGCATCAGGCAGGTCGCCATCGTGGTGGCCGACTACGCGCCGGGCATCGATGCCGAGAACGCCTTCCGGCAGACCTTCACCGCCGGCGGCGGCCAGGTGGTGGAAGCCGTGCGCGTGCCGCTGCGCAACCCCGAGTTCGCGCCCTTCATCCAGCGCGTGAAGGACGTCAAGCCGCAGGCGGTGTTCGTCTTCCTGCCGGCCGGCGAGCAGGGCGTGGCGTTCATGAAGGGCTTCCGCGACCGCGGCCTGGCGCAGGCCGGCATCAAGCTCATCGCCACCGGCGACCTGACCGACGACCACGTGCTGCCCGCCATGGGCGATGCGACGCTGGGCGTCATCACCGCGTTCCACTATTCGGCGGCGCACGATTCGCCGCAGAACAAGACCTTCCTGAAAGCCTTCGCGGACGCCAACCCGGGCGCGGGCCGGCCGAACTTCATGGCGGTGGCGGCCTATGACGGCCTCGGTGCGATCTACGACGTGATCAACAGGCTCGGCGGCAAGATGGACGGCACCAAGGCCATGGGCCTGTTCAAGGGCATGAAGATCGACAGCCCGCGCGGTCCGATCCTGATCGACCCGGCCACGCGCGACGTGGTGCAGACGGTCTACATCCGCCGCGTGGAGAAGGTCGGCGGCGAGCTCTACAACGTCGAGTTCGACAAGTTCGCCGACGTGAAGGACCCGGGCAAGTAA
- a CDS encoding LysR family transcriptional regulator, whose amino-acid sequence MTAALPAFDLNLLPILLALHDARSVSTAAQQLGMSQPGVSTALAKLRTAFGDPLFVRTSRGMEPTPRALALIPAARDVLARIQQGIVETGAFDPATTTHLFSIALSDVGEMVFLPRIVEAMARQAPHASVQSVTLPPAQIERALETGTLDLAVGYFPDLKKNNFFQQRLFTHYFTCIVRADHPVTRGGNTRLSMQQFLEYGHAVVRAEGRSQELYERFLERKRIRRKPALLTPHFMSIPFILARTDLIATVPHAVGLSFMQSHANIRVMEPPLALPSFDLKQHWHRKFHNDARSQWLRALVSSLFNDEADEWREPGHQPARRRQTQ is encoded by the coding sequence ATGACGGCCGCGCTGCCCGCGTTCGATCTGAACCTGCTGCCGATCCTGCTGGCGCTGCACGATGCGCGCAGCGTCAGCACGGCGGCGCAGCAGCTCGGCATGAGCCAGCCGGGCGTGAGCACGGCGCTGGCCAAGCTGCGCACGGCGTTCGGCGATCCGCTGTTCGTGCGCACCTCGCGCGGCATGGAGCCGACGCCGCGCGCGCTGGCGCTGATTCCGGCGGCGCGCGATGTGCTGGCGCGCATCCAGCAGGGCATCGTGGAGACCGGCGCGTTCGATCCGGCCACCACCACGCACCTGTTCTCGATCGCGCTGTCGGACGTGGGCGAGATGGTGTTCCTGCCGCGCATCGTCGAGGCGATGGCGCGGCAGGCGCCGCATGCCTCGGTGCAATCGGTGACGTTGCCGCCGGCGCAGATCGAGCGTGCCCTGGAGACCGGCACGCTCGACCTGGCGGTCGGCTACTTCCCCGATCTGAAGAAGAACAACTTTTTCCAGCAGCGGCTGTTCACCCATTACTTCACCTGCATCGTGCGGGCCGACCACCCGGTCACGCGCGGCGGCAACACCCGGCTGTCGATGCAGCAGTTCCTGGAGTACGGCCACGCCGTCGTGCGGGCCGAGGGCCGCAGCCAGGAGCTGTACGAGCGCTTCCTGGAGCGCAAGCGCATCCGCCGCAAGCCCGCGCTGCTGACGCCGCATTTCATGAGCATTCCCTTCATCCTGGCGCGCACCGACCTGATCGCGACGGTGCCGCATGCGGTGGGGCTGTCGTTCATGCAGTCGCACGCCAACATCCGCGTGATGGAGCCCCCGCTCGCGCTGCCCAGCTTCGACCTCAAGCAGCACTGGCACCGCAAGTTCCACAACGATGCGCGCAGCCAGTGGCTGCGGGCGCTGGTGTCGTCGCTGTTCAACGATGAGGCGGACGAGTGGCGCGAGCCCGGTCATCAGCCGGCGCGGCGCAGGCAGACGCAATAA
- the pobA gene encoding 4-hydroxybenzoate 3-monooxygenase: protein MRTQVAIIGAGPAGLLLGQLLQRSGIDAVILETRSRQYVEERIRAGVLEQGTVDTLNEAGVGERMRREGLVHHGIDLLFEGKRHRLDLTALSGGRSITVYGQHEVVKDLIAARIGQGAPLLFEVSEVSLHDIESATPSVRFVHEGVPQTLHCDYIAGCDGFHGICRPAIPAQRQAVFERVYPFAWLGILAEAAPAADELIYASHARGFALFSMRSPKITRLYLQCKPDENLAEWSDARIWDELHTRLENNDGWHLKEGPILQKSVTPMRSFVCETMRHGRLFLAGDAAHIVPPTGAKGMNLAVADVRVLAQALTARYRQNDTAQLDGYAERCLQRIWRAEHFSWWMTSMLHRFDDHTPFMQRLQHAELEYLTTSPAAARTLAENYVGLPFADAPARALNTVGNVSSSRAA from the coding sequence ATGCGTACCCAGGTCGCCATCATCGGCGCCGGCCCCGCCGGCCTGCTGCTCGGACAGCTGCTGCAGCGCAGCGGCATCGATGCCGTCATCCTCGAAACCAGGAGCCGCCAGTACGTCGAAGAGCGCATCCGCGCGGGCGTGCTGGAGCAGGGCACGGTCGACACGCTCAACGAGGCGGGCGTCGGCGAGCGCATGCGTCGCGAGGGCCTGGTGCATCACGGCATCGACCTGCTGTTCGAAGGCAAGCGCCACCGCCTCGACCTCACGGCCCTGTCGGGCGGCCGCTCCATCACCGTGTACGGCCAGCACGAGGTGGTGAAGGACCTGATCGCCGCGCGTATCGGCCAGGGTGCACCGCTGCTGTTCGAGGTGTCGGAGGTGTCGCTGCACGACATCGAATCGGCCACGCCGTCGGTGCGTTTCGTGCACGAGGGCGTGCCGCAGACCTTGCACTGCGACTACATCGCCGGCTGCGACGGCTTCCACGGCATCTGCCGGCCGGCGATCCCGGCGCAGCGGCAGGCGGTGTTCGAGCGCGTCTATCCGTTCGCGTGGCTGGGCATCCTGGCCGAGGCGGCGCCCGCGGCCGACGAGCTGATCTACGCCAGCCACGCGCGCGGCTTCGCGCTGTTCAGCATGCGCTCACCGAAGATCACGCGGCTGTACCTGCAATGCAAGCCGGACGAGAACCTCGCCGAATGGTCCGATGCGCGCATCTGGGACGAACTCCACACGCGCCTGGAAAACAACGATGGCTGGCACCTGAAGGAAGGCCCGATCCTGCAGAAGAGCGTGACGCCGATGCGCAGCTTCGTCTGCGAGACGATGCGGCACGGGCGCCTGTTCCTGGCGGGCGATGCGGCGCACATCGTGCCGCCCACCGGCGCCAAGGGCATGAACCTGGCGGTGGCCGACGTGCGCGTGCTGGCCCAGGCGCTCACCGCGCGCTACCGGCAGAACGACACGGCGCAACTGGACGGCTACGCCGAGCGCTGCCTGCAACGCATCTGGCGCGCCGAGCATTTCTCGTGGTGGATGACGTCGATGCTGCATCGCTTCGACGACCACACCCCGTTCATGCAGAGGCTGCAGCACGCCGAGCTGGAGTACTTGACGACCTCGCCGGCCGCGGCACGCACGTTGGCCGAGAACTACGTCGGCCTGCCGTTTGCCGATGCGCCGGCGAGGGCACTGAATACCGTCGGCAACGTCAGTAGTTCCAGGGCGGCGTAG
- a CDS encoding endo alpha-1,4 polygalactosaminidase gives MRLSHTTLALACSALMLCACGGGDGGGSSLSIQSDAAAATSTSSTSSTSSTSSTSSTSSTSSNANVAASAAAVAVCGANSMSPLAGVRTWMYQLQDLLTDAQINALDAQPYDMVVVEAGNTVKNQETFNTAGMVTRLHTKADGSPRKVIAYIDIGQAESFRTYWIDNQWKTPTATKPGVPDFILTADPDGWADDYPVAYWDQRWQDLWLGTNGAVAQLAREGFDGVYLDWVEGYTNAKVVAAAKKAGVNPAKAMVDFIAKIRAAGRAINPQFAVIQQNAPELIDAVGAAKLLPNLDAISQEDTWFGGDAGASWGDASGTDQATESADTQWTIEQLQKHCAGGLPVFTIDYALTSPNPRTVYTTSRSLGFRPLVSRVSLSKPTTTPPWNY, from the coding sequence ATGCGCCTGTCCCACACCACGCTCGCTCTCGCCTGTTCCGCCCTCATGCTCTGCGCTTGCGGAGGCGGCGATGGCGGCGGCAGTTCACTGTCGATCCAATCCGACGCCGCTGCCGCAACAAGCACCTCAAGCACCTCAAGCACCTCAAGCACCTCAAGCACCTCAAGCACCTCAAGCACCTCAAGCAACGCCAACGTTGCGGCATCGGCCGCGGCTGTAGCCGTCTGCGGCGCGAACAGCATGTCGCCGCTCGCGGGCGTGCGGACATGGATGTATCAACTGCAGGATCTCCTGACCGACGCGCAGATCAACGCGCTCGATGCCCAGCCGTACGACATGGTCGTCGTCGAGGCCGGCAATACGGTCAAGAACCAGGAGACGTTCAACACGGCCGGCATGGTCACGCGCCTGCATACCAAGGCCGACGGTTCGCCGCGCAAGGTGATCGCCTACATCGACATCGGCCAGGCAGAGAGCTTCCGCACGTATTGGATCGACAATCAATGGAAAACGCCGACCGCCACCAAGCCCGGCGTACCCGATTTCATCCTGACGGCGGACCCGGACGGCTGGGCCGATGACTATCCGGTGGCCTACTGGGACCAACGCTGGCAAGACCTGTGGCTCGGCACCAACGGCGCCGTGGCACAGCTCGCGCGCGAAGGTTTCGACGGCGTCTATCTGGATTGGGTGGAGGGCTACACCAATGCCAAGGTGGTGGCCGCGGCCAAGAAGGCGGGCGTGAATCCGGCCAAGGCGATGGTGGATTTCATCGCCAAGATCCGCGCTGCGGGCCGTGCGATCAACCCGCAGTTTGCGGTGATCCAGCAGAATGCGCCTGAGCTGATCGACGCCGTCGGTGCAGCCAAGCTGCTGCCGAACCTCGACGCGATCTCGCAGGAAGACACGTGGTTCGGCGGGGACGCCGGCGCAAGCTGGGGCGATGCGAGCGGTACCGACCAGGCCACCGAATCCGCCGACACGCAGTGGACCATCGAGCAACTGCAGAAGCATTGCGCGGGCGGCCTACCGGTCTTCACGATCGACTACGCGCTGACGTCCCCGAACCCGCGGACGGTGTACACCACCTCGCGCAGCCTGGGCTTCCGTCCGCTGGTCTCGCGCGTCTCGCTGTCCAAGCCGACGACTACGCCGCCCTGGAACTACTGA
- the infA gene encoding translation initiation factor IF-1 produces the protein MAKEELIEFEGVVSEALPDNRFRVQLENGVEVWAYASGKMQKHRIRILAGDRVKLEMSPYDLTKGRINYRHK, from the coding sequence TTGGCCAAGGAAGAACTGATCGAATTTGAGGGGGTGGTCTCCGAAGCGCTGCCCGACAACCGTTTTCGCGTGCAGCTGGAAAACGGCGTGGAAGTCTGGGCCTACGCGTCCGGCAAGATGCAGAAGCACCGCATCCGCATCCTCGCGGGCGACCGCGTGAAGCTGGAGATGTCGCCGTACGACCTGACCAAAGGGCGGATCAACTACCGCCACAAATAA
- the galU gene encoding UTP--glucose-1-phosphate uridylyltransferase GalU, whose protein sequence is MQRVTKAVFPVAGLGTRFLPATKASPKEMLPVVDKPLIQYAVEEAMAAGITEMIFVTGRSKRAIEDHFDKAYELEAELEAKQKTALLEVVRSIKPAHVDCFYVRQPEALGLGHAVLCAEKLVGNAPFAVILADDLLDGNPPVMKQMVDLYEHYNCSVIGVEEIEREQSRSYGVVDGRPWEEDGSVIKMSGIVEKPAPEAAPSNLGVVGRYILTPRIFDHIRNIKPGAGGELQLTDAIQSLLSAEQVLAYRYDGVRYDCGSKLGYLKATVELALKHKEVAEEFREYLASR, encoded by the coding sequence ATGCAACGCGTCACCAAAGCCGTCTTCCCCGTCGCGGGACTGGGCACCCGCTTCCTGCCCGCCACCAAGGCCAGCCCGAAGGAAATGCTGCCGGTGGTCGACAAACCCTTGATCCAGTACGCCGTGGAAGAAGCCATGGCGGCCGGCATCACCGAGATGATCTTCGTGACCGGCCGCAGCAAGCGCGCCATCGAAGACCACTTCGACAAGGCCTACGAGCTGGAAGCCGAACTGGAAGCCAAGCAGAAGACCGCGCTGCTCGAAGTGGTGCGCTCGATCAAGCCGGCGCACGTGGACTGCTTCTACGTGCGCCAGCCGGAAGCGCTGGGCCTGGGCCACGCGGTGCTGTGCGCCGAAAAGCTGGTCGGCAACGCGCCCTTCGCGGTCATCCTGGCCGATGACCTGCTGGACGGCAATCCGCCTGTGATGAAGCAGATGGTCGATCTGTACGAGCACTACAACTGCTCGGTGATCGGCGTGGAAGAGATCGAGCGCGAGCAGAGCCGCTCGTACGGCGTGGTCGACGGCCGCCCGTGGGAAGAGGACGGCAGCGTGATCAAGATGTCGGGCATCGTCGAGAAGCCGGCACCGGAGGCTGCGCCGTCGAACCTGGGCGTGGTCGGCCGCTACATCCTGACGCCGCGCATCTTCGACCATATCCGCAACATCAAGCCAGGCGCCGGCGGCGAACTGCAGCTCACGGACGCGATCCAGTCGCTGCTGTCGGCCGAGCAGGTGCTGGCCTACCGCTACGACGGTGTGCGCTACGACTGCGGCAGCAAGCTCGGCTATCTGAAGGCCACGGTAGAGCTGGCGCTCAAGCACAAGGAAGTGGCCGAGGAGTTCCGCGAGTACCTGGCCTCGCGCTGA